Proteins co-encoded in one Candidatus Pelagibacter sp. RS40 genomic window:
- a CDS encoding phosphate-starvation-inducible PsiE family protein: protein MDNITKNLQLALMCIILVSTVIAVGIEIKNMFTNQLVTLADLLLMFLYLEVLAMVRVFWNQQSISITLPLLIAITALARFIILQGKEMDPTALVYEAVAILLIAGAIVVLRLRHSDKLGLKKKKSK from the coding sequence ATTACAAAAAACTTACAATTAGCTTTAATGTGTATTATTTTAGTGAGCACAGTTATTGCTGTTGGCATAGAAATTAAAAATATGTTCACCAATCAGTTGGTAACATTAGCTGATTTACTTTTAATGTTTCTTTACTTAGAGGTGCTAGCTATGGTTAGAGTTTTTTGGAACCAGCAGTCTATTAGTATTACACTTCCATTGCTTATTGCGATAACGGCTCTTGCCCGATTTATTATTTTACAAGGTAAGGAGATGGATCCTACTGCACTTGTTTACGAAGCAGTTGCAATTTTGTTAATTGCTGGAGCAATTGTTGTTTTAAGGTTGAGACACAGTGATAAATTAGGTCTAAAGAAAAAAAAATCGAAATAA